Proteins from a single region of Chryseomicrobium sp. FSL W7-1435:
- a CDS encoding response regulator transcription factor, whose protein sequence is MIRIVLAEDQRMLLGALGSLLDLEEDMEVVGLARDGQEAYKLVEDLSPDICITDIEMPHLNGLELAEKLKAHPCKVLILTTFARSGYFEKARQANVDGYLIKDSPSEELAYAIRSILNGRKMYSPELMELAFDAPNPLTARELQIMELMAEGKSSKEISAVLFLSSGTVRNYISVILDKLQVSNRIEAISRAQEKGWFK, encoded by the coding sequence ATGATTCGAATTGTACTTGCAGAAGATCAGCGTATGCTTTTAGGCGCTCTTGGATCACTTCTAGATCTCGAGGAGGATATGGAAGTTGTAGGTCTTGCCCGTGATGGTCAAGAGGCTTACAAGCTTGTAGAGGACCTCTCACCCGACATCTGCATCACGGATATTGAAATGCCCCATTTAAATGGCCTGGAGCTCGCCGAAAAATTGAAAGCACATCCCTGCAAAGTTTTGATTCTAACAACATTTGCTCGCTCTGGCTATTTTGAAAAAGCACGACAAGCTAATGTCGATGGCTACTTAATCAAAGATAGTCCTAGCGAAGAGCTTGCGTATGCCATCCGCTCCATTTTAAATGGCCGCAAAATGTACTCACCTGAGCTAATGGAGCTAGCATTCGATGCCCCAAACCCTCTGACAGCTCGCGAACTGCAAATCATGGAACTTATGGCAGAAGGTAAAAGTTCTAAAGAAATTTCCGCTGTTCTGTTTCTGTCTTCTGGGACAGTCCGCAATTATATTTCTGTGATCTTAGACAAGTTGCAAGTCAGTAATCGAATAGAAGCGATTTCCCGCGCACAAGAAAAAGGCTGGTTCAAATAA